A region from the Palaeococcus ferrophilus DSM 13482 genome encodes:
- a CDS encoding AEC family transporter → MDIYQMLALIAIGYALKYAVREERVFQVLSTFSTRFLLTLFVFGNVASKDLEYLLTIKLVFIYVLLIIILSLGLSYLYTRLFVGDEKWGGALMVLSVYPNTAAMGFPIASLFLDDITPAILYSTTNSLIVLPLATFIAAHYSSGKASVRESLKKALKFPPTAANLLALGLVGMGVKLPPWLLEPAKAVGWWSIPLLLVYFGTRINLREFRVRHLAEVALFRSVVPFLFVFLTLKGAGDVYYAVLVESTMPPAIMANVLLAHYGLKAGEGIGVTVVLTLITLVFFVAIKALGV, encoded by the coding sequence ATGGACATATACCAGATGCTGGCCCTAATAGCCATAGGATACGCCCTCAAATACGCCGTCAGGGAGGAGAGGGTATTCCAGGTGCTCAGCACGTTCTCCACACGGTTTCTCCTTACGCTCTTCGTCTTCGGCAACGTCGCGAGCAAGGACCTGGAGTACCTCCTCACCATAAAGCTCGTCTTCATCTACGTCCTCCTCATAATCATCCTAAGCCTCGGCCTCTCATACCTCTACACCCGGCTCTTCGTGGGAGATGAAAAATGGGGCGGCGCGCTGATGGTCCTCTCCGTCTATCCGAACACCGCCGCGATGGGATTCCCCATAGCGAGCCTCTTCCTCGACGATATAACGCCGGCGATACTCTACTCCACCACCAACAGCCTCATCGTCCTTCCGCTGGCGACCTTCATAGCGGCCCACTACTCGAGTGGGAAGGCATCCGTAAGGGAGAGCCTCAAAAAGGCGCTGAAGTTCCCGCCCACGGCGGCAAACCTGCTGGCACTGGGGCTCGTTGGGATGGGCGTTAAGCTGCCCCCGTGGCTCCTCGAACCCGCCAAAGCCGTGGGCTGGTGGAGCATACCCCTCCTCCTCGTGTACTTCGGCACGAGGATAAACCTCAGGGAGTTCAGAGTGAGGCATCTGGCGGAGGTGGCCCTCTTCAGGAGCGTCGTCCCCTTCCTCTTCGTCTTCCTGACGCTGAAGGGGGCGGGGGACGTTTACTACGCAGTCCTGGTTGAGTCCACGATGCCTCCTGCGATAATGGCGAACGTCCTTCTGGCCCACTACGGCCTGAAGGCGGGGGAGGGGATAGGGGTCACTGTGGTGCTCACCCTGATAACGCTCGTCTTCTTCGTGGCCATCAAGGCCCTGGGCGTTTGA
- a CDS encoding M42 family metallopeptidase — MERVVEILKEILEIPSPTGYTREVLGHIEKKLNEAGIKTYYTNKSALIAGNHPEPELVIAAHVDTLGAMVKGILPDGHLSFTRVGGLLLPAFEGEYCTIITRSGKRYRGTLLLKNPSVHVNREAGKKERKEENMYIRLDAEVEKKEDTEKLGIRPGDFIAFDPKFEYVNGFVKAHFLDDKASVAVLIDLMLDLGSELEKLPVAFFFSPYEEVGHGGSAGYPRSTKELLVVDMGVVGEGTAGKETAVSIAAKDSSGPYDYEMTTKLIELAEKRNIPHLVDVFPYYGSDGSAALRAGWDFRVALIGQGVHASHGMERTHVKGMLATKDLIRAYIEERFGV, encoded by the coding sequence ATGGAACGCGTCGTGGAGATTCTGAAGGAAATCCTCGAGATACCCTCCCCCACGGGCTACACAAGGGAAGTCCTGGGCCACATTGAGAAAAAGCTCAACGAGGCCGGGATTAAGACCTACTACACCAACAAGAGCGCGCTAATAGCCGGAAATCACCCGGAGCCGGAGCTCGTTATAGCGGCACACGTTGATACGCTGGGAGCAATGGTGAAGGGGATCCTTCCAGATGGGCACCTGAGCTTCACGAGGGTTGGCGGTCTCCTCCTTCCTGCCTTTGAGGGCGAGTACTGCACGATAATCACCCGCTCGGGGAAGCGCTATAGGGGCACGCTCCTCCTCAAGAACCCGAGCGTCCACGTGAACAGGGAAGCGGGAAAGAAAGAGCGCAAGGAGGAGAACATGTACATAAGGCTCGATGCCGAGGTCGAGAAGAAGGAAGATACGGAAAAGCTCGGCATAAGGCCGGGTGATTTCATAGCCTTCGACCCGAAGTTCGAATACGTGAACGGCTTTGTAAAGGCCCACTTCCTTGACGACAAGGCGAGCGTTGCCGTGCTAATTGACCTCATGCTCGACCTTGGAAGCGAGCTCGAAAAGCTCCCGGTGGCTTTCTTCTTCTCGCCCTACGAGGAGGTCGGCCACGGCGGTTCGGCGGGCTATCCCAGGAGCACGAAGGAACTCCTCGTCGTTGATATGGGCGTCGTCGGTGAGGGAACTGCAGGAAAGGAGACGGCCGTCTCAATAGCCGCCAAAGATTCAAGCGGTCCCTACGACTACGAGATGACGACGAAGCTGATTGAGCTGGCGGAGAAGAGGAACATCCCCCACTTAGTGGACGTCTTCCCCTACTACGGCTCCGACGGCTCCGCCGCTCTGAGGGCCGGCTGGGACTTCAGGGTTGCCCTCATCGGCCAGGGCGTCCACGCGAGCCATGGCATGGAGAGGACGCACGTTAAGGGCATGCTCGCCACGAAGGATCTCATAAGGGCCTACATCGAGGAGAGGTTCGGGGTTTGA
- a CDS encoding SPFH domain-containing protein yields MVQVIEWVNPGEDEIIWRYPNEVIKWGAQLIVHEYEVAIFMRDGKVYDVLGPGRHTLTTQNLPLLYKLVGGSNSPFKATVIFVSMKQFQGRYGGETQTRELAPVKYYGVYWFKVADPVLFLTEVVGGQSLYDTGDVTKFIRAYFNEGMMKHLSAYSIVDLFQNLDMVSTQVKVKLMEDFRRLGLELVDVKIEGVNTTDEWRQRLFWIMQTGNAQTVMQMDTAKQVAAELGKSGSASVGTGMVLIPQLMQPQAPAQPAQPAQPYAGGGVPPAGYQNQPPQQATPAQAQQQEICPYCGKPIPPGARFCPYCGHEIKRCPNGHIVPEGAKFCPVCGAKIE; encoded by the coding sequence ATGGTGCAGGTAATCGAATGGGTCAACCCTGGAGAGGATGAGATAATCTGGCGCTACCCCAACGAGGTCATAAAGTGGGGTGCTCAGCTGATAGTCCACGAGTACGAAGTGGCAATCTTCATGCGCGATGGGAAGGTCTACGACGTTCTCGGGCCGGGGAGGCATACGCTAACGACGCAGAATTTGCCCCTCCTCTACAAGCTCGTGGGGGGGAGCAACAGCCCCTTCAAGGCAACCGTCATCTTCGTGAGCATGAAGCAGTTCCAGGGGCGCTACGGTGGGGAGACGCAGACGAGGGAGCTCGCCCCGGTAAAGTACTACGGCGTCTACTGGTTCAAGGTTGCCGATCCGGTTCTCTTCCTGACTGAGGTGGTCGGCGGCCAGAGCCTTTACGATACAGGTGACGTCACCAAGTTCATCAGAGCATACTTCAACGAGGGCATGATGAAGCACCTCAGCGCTTACTCGATAGTTGACCTCTTCCAGAACCTCGACATGGTCAGCACGCAGGTGAAGGTCAAGCTCATGGAGGACTTCAGAAGGTTAGGCCTTGAACTCGTCGATGTGAAGATAGAGGGCGTGAACACCACAGATGAGTGGCGCCAGAGGCTCTTCTGGATAATGCAGACCGGCAACGCTCAAACCGTTATGCAGATGGACACGGCGAAGCAGGTGGCAGCGGAACTCGGAAAGAGCGGGAGCGCTTCCGTTGGGACCGGAATGGTTCTGATCCCACAGCTGATGCAGCCGCAGGCCCCAGCCCAGCCGGCGCAACCGGCCCAGCCCTACGCCGGCGGTGGAGTTCCCCCGGCCGGCTACCAGAACCAGCCTCCACAACAGGCCACTCCGGCCCAGGCCCAGCAGCAGGAGATATGTCCCTACTGCGGCAAGCCGATTCCACCCGGAGCGAGGTTCTGCCCCTACTGCGGCCACGAGATAAAGCGCTGCCCCAACGGTCACATAGTCCCTGAAGGGGCCAAGTTCTGCCCGGTCTGCGGGGCAAAGATCGAGTGA